Proteins from one Hyperolius riggenbachi isolate aHypRig1 chromosome 2, aHypRig1.pri, whole genome shotgun sequence genomic window:
- the SHISA4 gene encoding protein shisa-4 → MALQVLAAAWLLLQVALPMVLAGEDCLLYQDHSGSWHPKVDCRWGTFCCGDCHNRYCCMEYRNMITERMQKGCIALSPKTIAGIGFAVLLFFVVIVTLICCFMCSCCYLYQRRHQRSTPYRAQEIQMAGVSQQPMYPTQPQYPTQPQYPTQPQYPMQQQYPPQSQYPMQPPYPMQPPYPAQPPYPMDPNLPPSQPGYEPVPLYPPTSQYSGYAPAPPMYSQIVPPPDTKYPGV, encoded by the exons TGTTGGCAGGTGAAGATTGCCTTTTGTATCAGGATCACAGTGGTAGCTGGCATCCTAAAGTAGATTGCCGTTGGGGTACTTTTTGCTGTGGAGACTGCCACAACAGATATTGCTGTATGGAATACAGAAATATGATCACCGAGAGGATGCAAAAGGGCTGTATTGCTCTTAG CCCGAAGACCATTGCTGGCATTGGGTTTGCAGTGCTACTCTTCTTTGTGGTGATTGTAACACTTATTTGCTGCTTTATGTGTTCATGCTGTTATTTGTATCAGCGTCGGCACCAGCGTTCAACCCCATATAGAG ctcaAGAAATTCAGATGGCAGGGGTATCACAGCAACCAATGTACCCCACTCAGCCACAGTATCCCACACAACCTCAGTATCCCACACAGCCACAGTATCCCATGCAGCAACAGTATCCCCCACAGTCACAGTATCccatgcagcctccatacccAATGCAACCCCCATACCCAGCACAACCACCTTATCCAATGGACCCTAACCTCCCTCCATCTCAGCCTGGATATGAACCTGTGCCTTTATACCCCCCAACATCTCAGTATTCTGGCTATGCTCCAGCACCACCAATGTACAGTCAAATTG TTCCACCTCCAGACACAAAATATCCAGGTGTATGA